ACCCTTTCAATTTCCAAGAGAGATATGCATAGGCAAATGGCGCCTAGGGAAGACCAAGGGGATTTCCAAGAGGGATTTTGTGGGAAAGCCAAGGGTCAAagaatttggtttggtttttcaTCTCACATGCCTATCCTAGGGATTTTCTTAGGAATATGACACTTGTCAACCATGCCAAGACCTTTTAGAAGACTTGAGAGGAGACAACCACGTGAAAGGATAAACCTACTCTCACTTTTTCAGTCACTACTCTCATTCACTTGCCACATGTAGTATTAGGGTTTTGAAGAAGCATAGGGAAGTGGGAGAGTCACCTAGGGAATGTTCATGGAAGAGGAAATATCATCatggggagaagagagagaacggCGGCACCTAGAAGACATCACATGCCCATGccacttggcatgcatgcaCCACCATCTTCTTGGAAAAATGAAAAGGCTTTAAGGTAAAATTACACAAGTCCACAAGAGATACATTGAATGTAGACGTACGAGAACGGCATAAAGGACATTAGGGTTCGACCAAGGAGGGAATGGGAAGGGCCACGCCATTTGTCCAACATGCATTGGCTCTTTCTTGACCACTTAGCTTCAAGGATGAAGGCTATAAAAGGACCCCCATGCCACACGACCACACCCTTTTCCCCTTTGTTCATTTTCGGTTTTCTAGGGTTTGTTCTATACTCCACCCATCTCTCACGTCACTTAGAGGATTTTCCAAGACCaacactttgttttttttttctttttctttttccagtttTTCATTCGGTTGGTCGGACTCATGTTTATTTGAGAGTTGTTGCTGTTACTTTCAAGTTTACGCTCTCATTTTGGGGAgtattattgcatttttagtttaggtttcttttgtgtttggcttttacactttcattttctttctttttttcttgttttctttcttaGTTTCTCAGTGGTAGTCGGCTGAGTTTACATTTATGTTTTCAAACCTTTTCCGTCAGTGGTTTTTCGGCAGCTATGTTTTTGCTAAAACTTTTAGCgcactgtttttcttctttcagttTGAGTTTATTTGTTCGGTGGGCAGCTTTCTTTAAGTTCCATTTGGctgtttcttcatttttatatttctgGGTTTTACGTTTTCAGTTTACATTTCAGTGTATTGGGCGGCATCGGTTTCATCTTTCCTTCCGTGGCTTTTACCATTcggtttcaattttattttactttagttCTCCTGCATGCAGCATCTCTAAGATTTATTTCATTTGGatattttctcagattttgtcaagactcaacttagatttatttttattgctagaaatatcatgtgtaactaatttttgaagcttgggttgtggaatgagatttaatttgttttgggtTCTAGTTGAATGCaaaattttgttgataaatgattatttcactatgttactagttggatttgaattgaaaatagattgcagctcttgctcttgatttgttattgacgtaaggcacaacaaaagcttgaagattatcaaggcttctctcagttgtttgttaatgtgtgtttggctagtaaagtagagaatcccttaagaaaatattgcaaaacttgagcataactttttatctttcgtttatcaatgccttgattggattgttaaccGAGAAAATTCTCTAGGACCCGAaacaaagagagtctcataccgaatctaagtgtttgttaatttgcctttttgattagaaactttaatttcagttttgattaattttttttgctgGAATTAAATTCACTCTTTTCTTTCTTACCTCATCTTTGATATTTTTCacaaacgctttgataaccctttgtccctgtggaatacgatcatggacttatccttgatacaacttgataCTTCTACACTTAGAAACACATTCGAGactgagtcaagtttttggcaccatTGCTGGGGACAATTGGTGCTTGtcagagcattcctctactctTGAGAGGACATTTGTGAAGttgtgaacctcttcacagcctgggtgacatctgatctttttcccttttctctgtttattttacattttgctttattttctatttttgtttgtatgactggttggactgGAGACCAAACTTCTCGATTGTTTAGGATAGAATCAGTATCATTTTTTAACTCTACATCTCTTTCTCTTGGATCATCTTCTGATACTCATAACACtatggctgaaaatgagaatCATGATGGGGAAATGATGAATCATaacaggacacttagagatTATTTGCAACTTGTTCAAACTAGCACACcctcatacatatataattcaacctttgaatgcaaacaattttaatttcaaacctggaatgattccattaattccacattttcatggcatggaagctgaaaacccctatttgcatatcaaagagtttgaagaggtttgttctACATTCATGGACTGGACCTACACTGAGGAGGTCATTAGACtaaagttgtttcctttttccttgaaagataaagctaaaacatggttgaattcattAAGACCTAGAACCATAGGCACTTGGCAAGAGATGCAAacaagatttttgaaaaaattcttccTAATGCATAGgacaaatgctttgaaaaggCAGATCATGAATTTCTCTCATAAGGATTCTGAAACTTTTATCAATGTTGGGAAAGGTTCAAAGATCTATTGGATTCATGCCCACATCATGGTTATGAACATTGTTGCgtgtgattagttttttttatgaaagtttgacATCTAAAATGCACCAATTTGTTtaaaccatgtgtaatggagaattTGTTTATGAAAGCTTGTGGagacattttaatattttgattatcttgctgaaaatgcccaatcttgggacacAATTGATGTGCATGATAGGTCTAGGCAATTTGATTCTAGTCATGGGAAATATACTTTAAAGGAAGATGATGATTTGCATGCTAAATTAACCTGGCTGTCTAGAAAAATGGAAGCCATGGAATCGAAGAAAGTAAATGAAGTACAAGCTATCCCTAAATTTTCTGAGAAGTGTTGCATATGTGAGAATcatgggcattcaactaatgaatgTCCCACGATCCCTGCTTTCAAAGAAGTATTGTTGGACCAATCTAATACTGTAAACATGACACATAAACCATATTCTAGTCCTTACTCTAATTCTTATAATCCAGGATGGAGGAGCCACCCAAATTTTAGTTGGAGGGGTGACCAGCATGTAGCTCCAGCAACCTTGGCTCTGGGGCCCTCTCAACTCACAATTCAAGCACTTTTAATGCAAAAGAAGGGAGTTGAAGATACGGTTCAACAACTAAGTGTGACACATCAACAATTCATGCAAGGTCAAGCAACACTCAACAACCAgaattcattggcaattaatGACATAAGGAGTTCCCTCACAAGGCTGACTACATCTTTAAGTACCTAAGAGAAGGGTAAATTTCCTGCACGGTCACAACCAAATCCACAAGGGCAGCCTCATCAAGTGCCAGCAATAAGTGAGGATCCTAACTTAAAGTCGGTCAAAGCGGTGACTACTTTAAGAAGCGGTAaggtggtagacattccagcaTATAAGCCATACAATTCTGGTAAGGTTTTTAACCCTTCTAATAAAGATGGAGAGCATGTGTCTGATGAGCATGAGAAAATTTATTATCCTAATACCTGCTCCTTTTCCTCAACGATTAGTTCTGTTTTGCATAAAGATAAGCATCTTGCTGAAATTCTTGATGTTTTtaggcaagttaggattaacatctctttgttagatgctattcagcaAATTCCTgcctatgcaaaatttttaaaggatctatgcactgtgaaaagaaaattaaatgtgcataagaaagctttccttactgagcaggttagtgctatcaTTCAGAGTAATACACCACCTAAATACAAGGACCCTGGAGCACCTACAATTGCTTGCGTGataggaaattcaaaaattggCCATGCTTTGTTGGATCTTGGTTCAAGTGTCAATTTATTGCCTTACACTGTGTATGAACAGTTTGGTTTAGGTGAATTAAAATCCACACCTATCATTTTGCAACTTGCTGATAGATCTATAAAATTGCCTAGCagtatagttgaggatgttttggttcaagttgataaattttactatcctgtggattttgtggtgcttgatatgaacttgtcgACTCTATCTACTTTCCAAGCTCCTGTAATTCTTGGTAGACCATTTCTTGCTACATCTAACgcattaattaattgtagaagtggaattttgaaattgagttttggaaatatgacatTGGAGCTGAATATCTTTAATACTTGCAGGCAACCTCAGGATTTAGAAGAAGTTCAGGAAGTTAATTTGTTGGAAAATATCCTTGATGAGGATTTTCACTTGAATCTTTCTTCCACTGATTTACAATTGTCATTAGAAAGTATTTTAAGTGATGTGAATATACTTGATGATACTTCTAATGTTTCTTTTGTAGGAACTAGTCATGGGGTGCTTTGACAACCAATGTTTGAAGAGTCGCCATCTTGGGCAGCACCCATAAAGCCATCTTCAGATAAAAACACCATCTCATTAGAGCATTCAGGAATTCGAAAGTTCAAATCTGaggttaaatcatttttttgtgATGACCTTTacttgtttaaatattgttctgatcaaatttttcaaagatgTATACCCAACAAACACCTCCAAAGTAAGATTTTTtatcctggtaagttaaggtcttgGTGGAGTGGGCCTTATTTGGTTAAAAAAGTTTTCCCTCATGGTGCTATTGAGGTTGTCAATCCTCAAAATGGAAAtgcttttaaggttaatggtcaaaggctcaagccttttatttctaattttgcaCCTGAAGAACCTACTTtgcatttgcttgatcctaattgatggttattgatctatccatttcttttcattgttttcttttgttcttcaatttttatttttattttggctgcattccttGCAAAGCTGCCCAGGTAATTCCTCTTCCTTTTGccttcaaatttttcttttcctatttggTTCTTCTTATAGCTGTTTTGCTCCTTCACTGCTCtccttgtgtaaattctttcgtttctcttgcatcattgaggacaatgctacaatctacttggggggtggaagagaatttattttccTGTTTGCTTGACTTACACTTAtgttggtccaccttgggggagTTCTGGTATTAAGTTCAAAGCAAATTAAATTCCCtattcttgaattttacatgctgaaaagtgaattgaaaaaaaaaatgatttgttgagatcatggaacatgtggaatgtactgcaaatatgagtatatgtcaaaagagagacttatccattttatttagctGTTAAACCAAGGGGAAAGatattaaaagttttgctaaaacacacacaacacatgccTGGaatgcctagaaagactacattgggtcattgtttgttgatttacacttcggtTGTTtgggactctaatgaaccatatcctaatggcttaggaagaaatctgaaatgaattaactgagaaaagggacaagccagggatccaaaaaaaaaaatcatttaggtagactagtagtaagggctgacttgtaaaagtgtgggtaggcgcacattcataagtttgattcccccactaggaaaacttaaaaaaaaaaaaaaggatttacatttgtgtattaaaaaaggctgcctattatcAGAGTCCTTATTAAATACGAAAGTAGGCGCCTTTTAAAGTGTAATAGTGTGAAAGCCACCACtataatggttttgaattagaataAGACCATATGGTTATCTCAGATTAGCTcctgtgattgaaactgttaatgtctcttggaagtcgatcttggaattctaaccccatttccatgcacttgaagaagCAAACTTTGTTACATATAATTCCCTTGGTTTACTAACTAAATGGTGCATAAATCTTCCAGTTGAtgaaaattcatattaatctatctctaatgttcttaaactcaacaagtctatttctaGCATGTGATTCTCGAATTTTCTGAAATTATAAGTGGTAATTTCATCTTTGAATGatttcattcactttatttacTAGAAACTAGCAAAAAGTCagttgggggtgtgataaaTGGCCAATTATGTGGTATTAATACTCTTAAAAATCTTGGGTTAAAAgagttttatgtgttaaaataagagtattaattggataatatgatttaactttatttggcatataaaatgattttttcttgTCTTTAATTAAATTCAGATGGGctcatataatttataatgtCTTAGGATTTATCAAGTCTAGAAAGAATTTATCACAAGGGGGCCCACTTACAAGAGTTGAAGCCTGAAGcccatgaagaagaaaaagtaatCAAAGGAAGTGTTGTGGTCCCAAGATGGAAGCATGCCTCTAGGACGCGAGTGACGGACTTGGGCtcagaaaatgaagaagagCTGCTAGAGCACGGGCACGTTGGTCGCATGAAGCAGGCCGCAGACtggcatttttcatttttgtgtgtTGGGGTCCCAAACTTTAGTCAGTAGTgaatttatcattttagttggCAGACCTGAGGGATACTTttatctttcttgtttttacttttcGGAAGGAGGggcagtttttcctttttttttttttgtctcattttattttttttcttagttttcgTTTGAGGGAGACGGACGGAACTCTCtgtttttttcagtttttactCTTCGTTTCTTTTGCAGATTGTGGTTGTTCGGCTGGAAGTCGATGGgggttatattattttttttccttgtttttagtttttgttgaAGGAGTAGGCAGTCGGCGTTACGCGCAGACCTGGGAAGCggatttgtatttttatttttgaagttgACGTTTTCGTGGGCAAAAGGAGTCGGCGTGTGCTGTCTCTCTCAGCaaactttgttttttcttttcttttctttttccaatttttcaTTCGGTCGGTCGGATTCATGTTACTTTCAAGTTTACACTTTCGTTTTGGGGAgtattattgcatttttagttTCCGTTTCTTTTGTGTTTGGTTTTTAcgctttcattttctttctttttttccggTTTTCTTTCTTAGTTTCTCAGTGGTAGTCGGCTAAGTTTACATTTCTGTTTTCAGACCTTTTCGGTTAGTGGTTTTTCGGCAGCTCTGTTTTTGTTGAAACTTTCAGCGCacagttttttttctttcagtttGAGTTTAGTTGTTCATTGGGCAGCTTTCTTTCAGTTTCGTTCGGctgtttcttcatttttatatttctgGGTTTTACGTTTTCAGTTTACATTTTAGTGTATTGGGCAGCATCAGTTTCATCTTGCCTTCAGTGGCTTTTACCATTCGGTTTCAGTTTTATTTTACGTTAGTTCTCCTGCGTGCAGCATCTCTAAGATTTATTTCATTTGgatattttttcagattttttcatgactcaacttagatttatttttattactagaaatatcatgtgtagctaatttttgaaacttgagttgtgaaatgagatttaatttattttggattctaggtGAATGCaaaattttgttgataaattattatttcactatgttactagtcggatttgaattgaaaataggtTGCAGCTCTTACTCTTAATTTATTGTTGTCGTAAGGCATAGCAAAAGCTTAAagattatcaaggcttctctcagttatttgttaatgtgtgtttggctagtaaaatagagaatcccttaagaaaatattgcaaaacttgaacataactttttatcttacgtttatcaatgccttaattggattgttaatcgaaaAAATTTTCTAGGAACTGAAACAAAGATAGTTCTATActcaacccaagtgtttgtttgttaatttgcattttttattagaaattttaatttcagctttgattaatttttttttttacaagaattGAATTCACTCTTTTCTTTCTTACCTTATctttgatatttttcaaaaacgctttgataatattttgtttCCGTGAAATACGATTCTGGACTCAtctttgatacaacttgacaatTGGAAGCACATTCAAAACTGAGTGAGCAGGCTCGAGAGTAAACCGTCAGCAAGCAGGCCCATAGGATATGGAGAATCTAGAAGCCAATGCGGGGCTCAATGGTGACCCAATCGTTGAGCTTTGTGGATAATACGAAATGCCCGAGCATGGAGAATCTGctactctttataaaaaaacaatggTGCTCTATGGAGAGATTCAAATGAGtccatgtgacgcccccaaatccacacgcccgaacacggggaaatcgaaacgtccggatggtgacaacccggaccaccatcctaacgacgtgtgccaagtgtctgcaagagcgacaaagtgcacaaggcaaacgcagcgagaagcaagtcaataattaagtaccagaattttttttttcttaatgtaatacaaactgtttaaaacatacttaaataaaatattacaaaaacaccaaTACAGATAAAgtacagcatcagcaacccggcggagccgcatcctcgggctcagcctcctcctcctcttcctcgaactctgcaccaaaagctacggaaccaagaaaggttccgcaggtaagtatgacccaaacactaccagatgaaaatacatataacccaaacaacaagaaagcaagatcaaacaaacacacaccccgcaacacatatattttaccacgcacgccaaaacccataaggcccaccaacctccataaagccaaacctcgccattatccccgataatggcccaaaccaccatttttcccagaaaaaggatcataactgaaaaaccataccacaacccgctccgtatgcaccatgatctcccctagggatcatccgcacaccctggctcagtgccacaccgtagagaatggctacgcgtgcgacacctaaacgagcgatgcccagactcgtgccatgcacgtaccgggccgggccatcctctagccctcgccagcgaagggccacgggatcggtgaatagagcgatgcctggactcgtgctcagcacgtaccgggccagacccatcctctaatttccgctcccggagtcagtgagtagagcgatgcctggactcgtgctcagcacgtaccgggccagacccatcctctaatactactccgtcatcgcgcagggcctcagaatcggtgaatagagcgatgcctggactcgtgctcagcacgtaccgggccagacccatcctctagtaccaaactcgtcagcgcccagacgactactcaggggatgtcactcagtattgaccgctcccgagtgaccagaggagctccaccgtgataataacccatcacggcttgggctcgtgagacacacgcacccaaacgccaaaacgccgataaacatgatgcacatgcacgcgatatgcaacgcacacaaataaaatgcaacgcacaccacacggcccaatcgaaacaaccaataacaaccaaccaaacaaacactccgtcctcaatccatccgacccccgaaactcctcggactcagtccggaatcaacaaccaacaacaaacaattaaataaataaataaataaataaatcaattgaatgagcaatatatattaaaatctgaaaatagggtttggaaaatacttacagcgctatacggtatttttagaaagctcacggcgttgcaaactgcggaaaaacagcaacgtcacagtgaaaat
This genomic interval from Carya illinoinensis cultivar Pawnee chromosome 10, C.illinoinensisPawnee_v1, whole genome shotgun sequence contains the following:
- the LOC122278551 gene encoding uncharacterized protein LOC122278551; translated protein: MEAMESKKVNEVQAIPKFSEKCCICENHGHSTNECPTIPAFKEVLLDQSNTVNMTHKPYSSPYSNSYNPGWRSHPNFSWRGDQHVAPATLALGPSQLTIQALLMQKKGVEDTVQQLSVTHQQFMQEKGKFPARSQPNPQGQPHQVPAISEDPNLKSVKAVTTLRSGKVVDIPAYKPYNSGKVFNPSNKDGEHVSDEHEKIYYPNTCSFSSTISSVLHKDKHLAEILDVFRQVSAIIQSNTPPKYKDPGAPTIACVIGNSKIGHALLDLGSSVNLLPYTVQPQDLEEVQEVNLLENILDEDFHLNLSSTDLQLSLESILSDVNILDDTSNVSFVGTSHGVL